In one Bradyrhizobium cosmicum genomic region, the following are encoded:
- the mutS gene encoding DNA mismatch repair protein MutS yields MTMQQPIPVPPPDEAPAPPAEAAARVTPMMEQYLEIKAAHQGLLLFYRMGDFYELFFEDAEIASKTLGIVLTKRGKHQGADIPMCGVPVERSEDYLHRLITAGHRVAVCEQTEDPAAAKARGNKSVVRRGVVRLVTPGTLTEDTLLDARANNYLLAIARARSSGGGDRFGLAWIDISTAEFTVMECSGGELAATLARINPNEAIVTDALYSDNELSQTLRELPAVTPLTRDVFDGATAEKRLCDYFAVATMDGLAQLTRLEATAAAAAVTYVDRTQVGKHPPLSPPAREASGATMAIDPATRANLELTRTLAGERRGSLLDAIDCTVTSAGSRLLAQRLAAPLTDAPAIARRLDAVSAFVADSAAREDIRSILRGAPDMSRALARLSVGRGGPRDLAGLRDGIIAADQVLARLGELDQPPQEIEAVMAALQRPSRELAAEFARALDDQLPLIKRDGGFVRQGYEPALDEARNLRDASRLVVASMQARYADNTGVKGLKIRHNNVLGYFVEVTAQHGDKLMSAPLNTTFIHRQTLAGQVRFTTSELGEIEAKIANAGDRALGLELEIFERLSAKALDISDDLRAAAHAFALLDVATSLARLAVDDNYVRPEVDESLGFAIEAGRHPVVEQALKRNGEPFIANACDLSPGPAQKSGQLWLLTGPNMAGKSTFLRQNALIALLAQIGSFVPATRARIGIIDRLFSRVGAADDLARGRSTFMVEMVETAAILNQAGERALVILDEIGRGTATFDGLSIAWAAIEHLHESNRCRTLFATHYHELTALSAKLPRMFNATVRVKEWQGNVVFLHEVLPGSADRSYGIQVAKLAGLPPAVITRAKSVLAKLEAQDRGQTARALADDLPLFAVPSRAAAEAAPPSEAELLMDAVKALHPDEMSPREALDALYALKAKLPKQ; encoded by the coding sequence ATGACAATGCAACAGCCGATACCCGTCCCGCCCCCCGACGAAGCGCCAGCGCCGCCAGCGGAAGCCGCCGCGCGCGTCACGCCGATGATGGAACAGTACCTCGAGATCAAGGCGGCGCATCAGGGCCTGCTGCTGTTCTACCGGATGGGCGATTTCTACGAGCTGTTCTTCGAGGACGCCGAGATCGCCTCCAAGACGCTCGGCATCGTGCTGACCAAGCGCGGTAAGCACCAGGGCGCGGATATCCCGATGTGCGGCGTACCGGTCGAGCGCTCCGAGGATTATCTGCATCGGCTGATCACCGCCGGCCATCGGGTCGCGGTGTGCGAGCAGACCGAGGATCCCGCCGCCGCCAAGGCACGCGGCAACAAGAGCGTGGTGCGCCGCGGCGTGGTGCGGCTGGTCACGCCGGGCACGCTGACCGAGGACACGCTGCTCGATGCGCGCGCCAACAATTATCTGCTGGCGATCGCGCGCGCCCGTTCGTCCGGCGGCGGCGACCGCTTCGGGCTCGCCTGGATCGACATCTCGACCGCCGAATTCACGGTGATGGAATGTTCGGGCGGCGAGCTCGCGGCAACGCTGGCGCGCATCAATCCGAACGAGGCGATCGTCACCGACGCGCTCTACAGCGACAATGAGCTGAGCCAGACCTTGCGCGAGCTGCCGGCGGTGACGCCGCTGACCCGCGACGTTTTCGACGGTGCCACCGCCGAGAAGCGGCTGTGCGATTATTTCGCGGTCGCGACCATGGACGGGCTGGCGCAACTGACGCGGTTGGAAGCGACCGCCGCGGCCGCCGCAGTCACCTATGTCGACCGCACCCAGGTCGGCAAGCATCCGCCGCTATCGCCGCCCGCACGCGAGGCCTCCGGCGCGACCATGGCGATCGATCCGGCGACACGTGCCAATCTCGAACTGACGCGGACGCTCGCCGGCGAACGCCGCGGCTCGCTGCTCGACGCGATCGACTGCACCGTCACCTCGGCCGGCTCGCGCCTGCTGGCGCAACGGCTGGCAGCACCGCTGACCGACGCTCCGGCGATTGCGCGGCGGCTCGATGCGGTCAGCGCCTTCGTTGCGGACTCCGCTGCGCGCGAGGACATCCGCAGCATCCTGCGCGGCGCGCCCGACATGTCGCGGGCGCTGGCCCGTCTCTCGGTCGGTCGCGGCGGCCCGCGCGACCTCGCCGGCCTGCGCGATGGCATCATCGCCGCCGACCAGGTGCTGGCGCGGCTGGGCGAACTCGACCAGCCGCCACAGGAGATCGAGGCTGTCATGGCGGCGCTGCAGCGTCCGTCGCGCGAGCTTGCAGCCGAATTCGCCCGCGCGCTCGACGATCAGCTTCCGCTAATCAAGCGCGATGGCGGTTTCGTCCGCCAGGGCTACGAGCCCGCGCTGGACGAAGCCCGGAATCTGCGCGACGCCTCACGTCTCGTGGTCGCCTCGATGCAGGCGCGCTACGCCGACAACACAGGTGTGAAGGGCCTGAAGATCCGCCACAACAACGTGCTCGGCTATTTCGTCGAGGTCACCGCACAGCATGGCGACAAGCTGATGTCGGCGCCGTTGAACACGACCTTCATCCACCGCCAGACGCTGGCTGGCCAGGTGCGCTTCACCACATCCGAGCTCGGCGAGATCGAGGCCAAGATCGCCAACGCCGGCGACCGCGCGCTCGGGCTCGAGCTCGAGATTTTTGAGCGGCTTTCAGCCAAAGCACTTGATATCAGCGACGATCTGCGCGCGGCCGCCCATGCCTTTGCGCTGCTCGACGTCGCGACCTCGCTGGCCAGGCTCGCGGTCGACGACAATTACGTGCGGCCGGAAGTCGACGAATCGCTCGGCTTCGCCATCGAGGCCGGCCGCCATCCCGTGGTGGAGCAGGCCTTGAAGCGCAATGGCGAGCCGTTCATCGCCAATGCCTGCGACCTGTCGCCAGGACCTGCGCAAAAGTCCGGCCAGCTCTGGTTGCTCACCGGTCCCAATATGGCCGGCAAGTCGACCTTCCTGCGCCAGAACGCGCTGATCGCGCTGCTGGCGCAGATCGGAAGCTTCGTGCCGGCGACGCGCGCACGGATCGGCATCATCGACCGCCTGTTCTCGCGCGTCGGCGCCGCCGACGATCTCGCCCGCGGCCGCTCCACCTTCATGGTGGAGATGGTCGAGACCGCCGCAATCCTCAACCAAGCCGGCGAGCGCGCGCTCGTGATCCTCGACGAGATCGGCCGCGGCACCGCCACCTTCGACGGCCTCTCCATCGCCTGGGCCGCGATCGAACATCTGCACGAAAGCAACCGCTGCCGCACGCTGTTCGCGACGCATTATCACGAGCTGACCGCGCTCTCGGCCAAGCTGCCGCGCATGTTCAACGCGACCGTGCGCGTCAAGGAATGGCAGGGCAATGTCGTGTTCCTGCACGAGGTGCTGCCGGGCTCGGCCGACCGCTCCTACGGTATCCAGGTCGCCAAGCTCGCAGGCCTGCCGCCGGCCGTGATCACGCGCGCGAAATCGGTGCTGGCAAAGCTGGAGGCACAAGACCGCGGCCAGACCGCCCGCGCGCTCGCCGACGACCTGCCGCTGTTCGCCGTGCCCTCGCGCGCCGCCGCCGAAGCCGCGCCGCCGAGCGAGGCCGAACTGCTGATGGACGCCGTGAAGGCGCTGCATCCCGACGAGATGTCGCCGCGCGAGGCGCTGGATGCGTTGTATGCGTTGAAGGCCAAGCTGCCGAAACAGTGA
- a CDS encoding PAS domain-containing methyl-accepting chemotaxis protein produces the protein MFKRKSNAGALVTMAAKAVSANLMVADNDLNIVYMNDAVTDLLRAAESDLKKELPHFNVATLVGTNIDVFHKNPQHQRQMLASLNAVHRAMIQVGGHKFDLVATPLKNDDGSRAGIVVEWSDASIRLQNLDFGAQVAAANRSQAVIEFAMDGTVLSANENFLHTLGYTLNEIQGKHHSMFVPPVERDTPAYREFWAALNRGEYQAAEYKRIGKGGKEVWIQASYNPIFDEKGRPSKVVKFATDVTEQKLRNADLAGQIEAIGKAQAVIEFNMDGTIITANANFLGALGYSLAEIKGHHHSMFVDPAERDSAAYREFWAALNRGQYQAAEYKRIGKGGKEVYIQASYNPILDLNGKPFKVVKYATDTTKQVLVRMGNERVRGMMESVAAGSEELNASVREISEAMTKSRETASSAVDQVAAADSQAQRLTEAALAMSGIVELINNITGQINLLALNATIESARAGEAGRGFAVVASEVKSLANQAKQATDKIGAEIASLNGISGDVVTALASIKTAINNVSEYVTSTAAAIEEQSTVTNEMSTSMQRAAAEAAAIAARA, from the coding sequence ATGTTCAAGCGCAAGTCGAATGCAGGTGCATTGGTTACGATGGCTGCCAAGGCTGTGAGTGCCAACCTGATGGTGGCCGACAACGACCTGAACATCGTCTACATGAATGACGCGGTGACCGACCTGCTGCGCGCGGCTGAGTCCGACCTCAAGAAGGAACTGCCCCACTTCAATGTGGCTACGCTCGTCGGAACCAACATCGATGTGTTTCACAAAAATCCCCAGCATCAGCGCCAGATGCTGGCGAGCCTCAATGCGGTGCATCGCGCAATGATCCAGGTCGGCGGCCACAAGTTCGACCTCGTTGCGACGCCCCTGAAGAACGACGACGGCAGCCGGGCCGGAATCGTTGTGGAATGGTCGGATGCCTCGATCCGTCTTCAGAACCTTGACTTCGGAGCGCAGGTTGCGGCCGCGAACCGTTCACAGGCGGTCATCGAGTTCGCGATGGATGGCACGGTCCTCTCGGCCAACGAGAATTTCCTGCATACGCTCGGCTACACGTTGAACGAGATCCAGGGCAAACATCACAGCATGTTCGTTCCGCCTGTCGAGCGCGATACCCCTGCCTATCGTGAGTTCTGGGCCGCGCTCAACCGCGGCGAATACCAGGCCGCCGAATACAAGCGGATCGGCAAGGGCGGCAAGGAAGTCTGGATCCAGGCCTCCTACAACCCTATTTTCGATGAGAAGGGCAGACCCTCCAAGGTGGTGAAGTTCGCGACCGACGTCACCGAGCAGAAGCTCAGGAATGCCGACCTTGCGGGCCAGATTGAAGCGATCGGCAAGGCGCAAGCCGTGATCGAATTCAACATGGACGGCACGATCATCACCGCCAACGCGAATTTCCTCGGCGCGCTCGGCTATTCGCTGGCCGAGATCAAGGGCCATCATCACAGCATGTTCGTCGATCCGGCGGAGCGCGACAGCGCCGCCTATCGCGAGTTCTGGGCTGCGCTTAACCGCGGCCAGTATCAGGCGGCGGAGTACAAGCGCATCGGCAAGGGTGGCAAGGAGGTCTACATCCAGGCCTCCTACAACCCGATCCTCGATCTCAACGGCAAGCCTTTTAAGGTGGTGAAATATGCAACCGACACCACGAAGCAGGTGCTGGTCCGCATGGGTAACGAGCGCGTCCGCGGCATGATGGAGTCGGTCGCGGCCGGTTCGGAGGAGTTGAACGCCTCGGTGCGCGAGATATCCGAGGCCATGACCAAATCGCGTGAGACCGCCAGCAGTGCCGTGGATCAGGTCGCCGCCGCCGACTCGCAGGCCCAGCGCCTCACCGAAGCGGCACTGGCCATGAGCGGCATCGTCGAACTCATCAACAACATCACTGGGCAGATCAACCTGCTGGCGCTGAACGCCACGATCGAATCGGCGCGCGCGGGCGAAGCCGGTCGCGGCTTTGCGGTGGTCGCCTCCGAGGTCAAGAGCCTTGCCAACCAGGCCAAGCAGGCCACCGACAAGATCGGCGCGGAGATCGCCAGCCTCAACGGCATCTCCGGTGACGTCGTCACCGCCCTTGCTTCGATCAAGACGGCCATCAACAACGTCAGTGAATATGTGACGTCGACGGCCGCCGCGATCGAGGAGCAGAGCACGGTGACCAACGAGATGTCGACCAGCATGCAACGCGCGGCCGCGGAAGCCGCCGCGATCGCGGCAAGGGCATAG
- a CDS encoding methyl-accepting chemotaxis protein, with the protein MFGRKSYSDAQARIEAFGRSQAMIEFDMDGTIVTANENFLKALGYALDEIRGKHHSIFVPADERDCADYQAFWAALNRGEFQSGEFKRIAKGGREVWIEASYNAVAGSDGKPVKVVKMATDITEKKIRGLADASKIAAIGRAQAVIEFNLDGTIVTANENFCNALGYSLGEIQGKHHSVFMPAEERDSAAYREFWAALNRGECQTGEFKRIGKGGREVWILASYNPLLDESGKPFGVVKFATDVTAEKLKNADSDGQLAAIDKAQAVIEFNMDGTIITANANFLGALAYSLAEIKGQHHSMFVQPSERDGAAYREFWAALNRGQYQAAEYKRIGKGGKEVYIQASYNPIMDLNGKPCKVVKYATDVTRQVLVRMGNERVRAMMESVAAGSEELNASVREISEAMTKSRQTAGSAVDQVAAADAQAQRLTEAAQAMSGIVELINNITGQINLLALNATIESARAGEAGRGFAVVASEVKSLANQAKQATDKIGAEIGSLNGISSDVVTALASIKTAINNVSEYVTSTAAAIEEQSTVTNEMSTSMQRAAAEAAAMAASA; encoded by the coding sequence ATGTTTGGTCGCAAGTCCTACAGTGATGCACAGGCCCGGATCGAGGCCTTCGGCCGGTCGCAAGCCATGATCGAGTTCGATATGGACGGAACGATCGTCACCGCCAACGAGAATTTCCTGAAGGCACTCGGCTACGCGCTCGACGAGATCAGGGGCAAGCATCACTCGATCTTCGTCCCGGCCGACGAGCGCGACTGCGCCGACTATCAGGCGTTCTGGGCGGCGCTCAATCGTGGCGAGTTCCAGTCGGGCGAATTCAAGCGGATCGCAAAGGGCGGCCGCGAGGTCTGGATCGAGGCGTCCTACAACGCGGTGGCTGGCAGTGACGGCAAGCCGGTCAAGGTCGTCAAGATGGCAACCGACATCACTGAGAAGAAGATCCGCGGCCTCGCCGACGCCTCGAAGATTGCCGCGATCGGCCGGGCGCAGGCAGTGATTGAATTCAACCTCGACGGCACCATCGTCACCGCCAACGAGAATTTCTGCAACGCGCTCGGCTATTCGCTTGGCGAAATCCAGGGCAAGCACCACAGCGTTTTCATGCCGGCGGAAGAGCGCGATAGTGCAGCCTATCGCGAATTCTGGGCGGCGCTCAACCGCGGCGAATGCCAGACCGGCGAGTTCAAGCGGATCGGCAAGGGTGGCCGCGAGGTCTGGATCCTCGCCAGCTATAATCCGCTGCTCGACGAGAGCGGCAAGCCGTTCGGCGTCGTCAAGTTCGCAACCGACGTTACCGCCGAGAAGCTGAAGAATGCGGATTCCGACGGCCAGCTTGCGGCGATCGACAAGGCGCAGGCGGTGATCGAGTTCAACATGGACGGCACGATCATCACCGCCAACGCCAACTTCCTCGGCGCGCTCGCCTATTCGCTGGCCGAGATCAAGGGCCAGCATCACAGCATGTTCGTCCAGCCGTCGGAGCGCGACGGCGCCGCCTATCGCGAGTTCTGGGCCGCTCTCAACCGCGGCCAGTACCAGGCGGCGGAGTACAAGCGCATCGGCAAGGGTGGCAAGGAGGTCTATATCCAGGCCTCCTACAACCCGATCATGGATCTCAACGGCAAGCCATGCAAGGTCGTGAAATACGCCACCGATGTCACGAGGCAGGTGCTGGTCCGTATGGGCAACGAGCGCGTCCGCGCCATGATGGAATCGGTCGCCGCCGGGTCGGAGGAGCTCAACGCCTCGGTGCGGGAAATCTCCGAAGCCATGACCAAGTCGCGCCAGACCGCAGGCAGTGCCGTCGATCAGGTCGCTGCCGCCGACGCGCAGGCTCAGCGTCTCACCGAAGCCGCGCAGGCGATGAGCGGCATCGTCGAACTCATCAACAACATCACCGGGCAGATCAACTTGCTGGCGCTCAACGCGACGATCGAATCCGCTCGCGCGGGCGAAGCCGGTCGCGGCTTTGCGGTGGTCGCCTCCGAGGTCAAGAGTCTCGCCAACCAGGCCAAGCAGGCCACCGACAAGATCGGCGCGGAGATCGGCAGCCTCAACGGCATCTCCAGCGACGTCGTCACGGCCCTGGCCTCGATCAAGACGGCCATCAACAACGTCAGCGAATATGTGACGTCGACGGCTGCCGCGATCGAGGAGCAGAGCACGGTGACCAACGAGATGTCGACTAGCATGCAGCGCGCGGCCGCGGAAGCCGCCGCCATGGCCGCGAGTGCGTAG
- a CDS encoding OsmC family protein, with protein MDAAALRQMQAPIKERYKTDPKTAMITLKAKGSTDSEGIACKVETGRAIAMAGLHPGTGGSGLELCSGDMLLEALVACAGVTLKSVATAIEVPLKTGNVYAEGDLDFRGTLGVDKEAPVGFAEIRLRFEVDTDAPQDKLDLLLKLTERYCVVYQTIKNGPKVSVSMQRM; from the coding sequence ATGGACGCTGCAGCACTGCGCCAGATGCAGGCCCCGATCAAGGAACGCTACAAGACCGATCCCAAGACCGCGATGATCACGTTGAAGGCCAAGGGCTCAACGGATAGCGAAGGCATCGCCTGCAAGGTCGAGACTGGCCGCGCCATCGCAATGGCAGGCCTACATCCCGGGACCGGCGGCTCCGGCCTCGAGCTCTGCTCCGGCGACATGCTCCTCGAGGCGCTGGTCGCCTGCGCTGGCGTCACGTTGAAGTCGGTTGCGACCGCGATCGAGGTGCCGCTCAAGACCGGCAACGTCTATGCCGAAGGGGATCTCGATTTCCGCGGCACGCTCGGCGTCGACAAGGAGGCCCCGGTCGGTTTCGCGGAGATCCGCCTGCGCTTCGAGGTCGACACCGATGCGCCCCAGGACAAGCTCGATCTGCTGCTGAAGCTCACCGAGCGCTATTGCGTGGTTTATCAGACCATCAAGAACGGCCCCAAGGTTTCGGTGTCGATGCAGCGGATGTGA
- a CDS encoding [protein-PII] uridylyltransferase produces the protein MDSIATEQKPGVDDRFDTARITAAVDALAERHQGREDAFRTAMAQLLKAELIAARDVAQAILLKDRHGRHCAERLCHVQDEIIRILYSAATRHLYRSPIPSGAERMAVVATGGYGRGLMAPESDIDLLFILPYKQTAWGEQVAEAILYCLWDMGLKVGHATRSVDESIRQARGDMTIRTAILETRFLTGDQPLYDELVERFDKEVVQGTASEFVTAKLAEREERHRRGGQSRYLVEPNVKDGKGALRDLHTLFWIAKYVYRVRDTDELVERGVFDAQEYRTFRRCADFLWSVRCNLHFYSGRAEERLSFDLQREIAVRLGYTSHPGMQDVERFMKHYFLVAKEVGNLTAILCAKLEDQQAKPAPVLSRMMARLRPTPVKRRVPDSDDFIVDNNRINVAAPDIFKHDPVNLIRIFRLAQKNNLAFHPDAMRDVTRSLGLINAQMRENPEANRLFMEILTSDNAEIVLRRMNETGVLGHFIRAFGKIVSMMQFNMYHHYTVDEHLIRCVGFLQDIERGGLDEFALASDLMRKIRPEHRAVIYIVTLLHDIAKGRPEDHSIAGAKVARRLCPRLGFSAADTELVAWLIEEHLTMSTVAQSRDLSDRKTIENFAAVVQSVEQMKLLTILTTADIRGVGPGVWNGWKAQLLRSLYYETEPVLTGGFSEVDRGKRLTAAYAEFRMAFAEWPADELDAYIGRHYPAYWLKVELPRKIRHARFVRSSEQAGHKLAINVGFDEVRGVTELTIFAADHPWLLSIIAGACASAGANIVDAQIYTTTDGRALDTISISREYDRDEDEGRRATRIGEMIEDVLEGKLRLPEVVARRTVRNKARPFVIEPEVTINNQWSDRYTVIEVSGLDRPGLLYELTTAISKLNLNIASAHVATFGERARDVFYVTDLLGAQINAPTRQSAIKSALTHVMAGDKAVAAPAA, from the coding sequence ATGGACAGCATTGCGACTGAGCAGAAGCCAGGGGTTGATGATCGCTTCGACACCGCGCGGATCACCGCCGCGGTCGACGCACTTGCCGAAAGGCACCAGGGACGTGAGGACGCGTTTCGCACGGCCATGGCGCAATTGCTCAAGGCCGAGCTGATCGCGGCGCGGGACGTCGCACAGGCGATCCTGCTCAAGGACCGTCACGGAAGGCACTGTGCCGAGCGGCTGTGCCACGTGCAGGACGAGATCATCCGCATCCTCTATTCGGCGGCAACGCGTCATCTCTATCGCTCGCCGATCCCGAGCGGGGCCGAGCGCATGGCGGTGGTTGCGACCGGCGGCTATGGCCGCGGCCTGATGGCTCCCGAGTCCGACATCGATCTGCTGTTCATCCTGCCCTACAAGCAGACCGCCTGGGGCGAGCAGGTCGCCGAAGCCATCCTCTATTGCCTCTGGGACATGGGGCTGAAAGTCGGCCATGCCACGCGCTCGGTCGACGAGTCGATCCGCCAGGCACGCGGCGACATGACGATCCGCACCGCGATCCTGGAGACGCGCTTCCTCACCGGCGACCAGCCGCTCTATGACGAGCTGGTCGAACGCTTCGACAAGGAAGTGGTGCAGGGCACGGCGTCCGAATTCGTCACCGCAAAGCTCGCCGAGCGCGAGGAGCGGCACCGCCGCGGCGGCCAGTCGCGTTATCTGGTCGAGCCCAACGTCAAGGACGGCAAGGGGGCGCTCCGCGACCTGCATACGCTGTTCTGGATCGCGAAGTACGTCTATCGCGTGCGCGACACCGACGAGCTGGTCGAGCGCGGCGTGTTCGACGCGCAGGAATATCGCACCTTCCGCCGCTGCGCCGATTTTCTCTGGTCGGTGCGCTGCAATCTGCATTTCTACTCGGGACGCGCCGAGGAGCGCCTCTCCTTCGACCTCCAGCGCGAAATCGCGGTCCGGCTCGGCTACACCTCGCATCCCGGCATGCAGGACGTCGAGCGCTTCATGAAGCACTACTTCCTGGTCGCCAAGGAAGTCGGCAACCTCACCGCTATTCTCTGCGCCAAGCTCGAGGACCAGCAGGCCAAGCCCGCGCCGGTGCTGAGCCGGATGATGGCGCGGCTGCGCCCGACCCCGGTGAAGCGGCGCGTGCCCGACAGCGACGACTTCATCGTCGACAACAACCGCATCAACGTCGCCGCCCCCGACATCTTCAAGCACGATCCGGTCAATCTGATCCGCATCTTCCGTCTGGCGCAGAAGAACAACCTTGCCTTCCATCCGGACGCGATGCGCGACGTGACGCGCTCGCTCGGCCTGATCAACGCGCAGATGCGCGAAAATCCCGAGGCCAACCGGCTGTTCATGGAGATCCTGACCTCCGACAACGCCGAGATCGTGCTGCGGCGGATGAACGAGACCGGCGTGCTCGGCCATTTCATTCGCGCCTTCGGCAAGATCGTCTCAATGATGCAGTTCAACATGTATCATCACTACACGGTCGACGAACATCTGATCCGCTGCGTCGGCTTCCTGCAGGACATCGAGCGCGGCGGCCTCGATGAGTTCGCGCTCGCCAGCGACCTGATGCGCAAGATCCGGCCCGAGCACCGCGCGGTGATCTACATCGTGACGCTGCTGCACGACATCGCCAAGGGCCGGCCCGAGGATCACTCGATCGCAGGCGCCAAGGTGGCGCGACGGCTGTGCCCCCGGCTCGGCTTCAGCGCGGCCGACACCGAGCTCGTGGCCTGGCTGATCGAGGAACACCTGACCATGTCCACGGTGGCGCAGTCGCGCGACCTCTCCGACCGCAAGACGATCGAGAATTTCGCCGCCGTGGTGCAGTCGGTCGAGCAGATGAAGCTGCTCACGATCCTCACCACCGCCGACATCCGCGGCGTCGGCCCGGGCGTGTGGAACGGCTGGAAGGCGCAGCTGCTGCGCTCGCTCTATTACGAGACCGAGCCGGTGCTGACCGGCGGCTTCTCGGAAGTCGATCGCGGCAAGCGCCTCACCGCCGCCTATGCCGAATTCCGCATGGCTTTTGCCGAATGGCCGGCGGACGAGCTCGATGCCTATATCGGCCGGCACTATCCGGCCTATTGGCTCAAGGTCGAGCTGCCGCGCAAGATCCGCCACGCGCGCTTCGTCCGCTCCAGCGAGCAGGCCGGCCACAAGCTCGCGATCAATGTCGGCTTCGACGAGGTGCGAGGCGTCACCGAGCTGACGATCTTCGCCGCCGACCATCCCTGGCTGCTGTCGATCATCGCGGGCGCCTGCGCCTCGGCCGGCGCCAACATCGTCGACGCGCAGATCTACACCACGACCGACGGACGCGCGCTCGACACGATCTCGATCTCGCGGGAATACGACCGCGACGAGGACGAGGGGCGGCGCGCCACCCGCATCGGCGAGATGATCGAGGACGTGCTGGAAGGCAAGCTGCGCCTGCCCGAAGTGGTGGCGCGGCGCACCGTGCGCAACAAGGCGCGGCCGTTCGTGATCGAGCCGGAAGTGACCATCAACAACCAGTGGTCCGACCGCTACACCGTGATCGAGGTATCCGGCCTCGACCGCCCCGGCCTGCTCTACGAGCTGACCACCGCGATCTCGAAGCTCAACCTCAACATCGCCTCGGCCCATGTCGCGACCTTCGGCGAGCGCGCCCGCGACGTGTTCTACGTCACCGACTTGCTGGGTGCACAGATCAACGCCCCGACGCGGCAATCGGCCATCAAGAGTGCGCTGACCCATGTGATGGCCGGCGACAAGGCGGTTGCTGCACCGGCGGCGTGA
- a CDS encoding methylated-DNA--[protein]-cysteine S-methyltransferase produces the protein MPARSTKTPVSFGLDRLTTPIGIALLVTDAEGALRALDWDDYEHRMCELLRLHYGSVDLRDRPAPTAMKTALSEYFEGDLGRLSCVPWRIAGTPFQQKVWTALAKIPAGTTMSYGALAARIETPRAIRAVGHANGSNPISVVLPCHRLIGADGSLVKYGGGLERKRWLLRHEGVAV, from the coding sequence ATGCCTGCTCGGTCAACCAAGACGCCTGTCAGCTTCGGCCTCGATCGCCTGACGACGCCGATCGGGATCGCGCTGCTCGTCACCGATGCCGAGGGCGCCTTGCGCGCGCTCGATTGGGACGACTACGAGCACCGCATGTGCGAGCTGTTGCGCCTGCACTACGGCTCCGTGGATCTCCGCGATCGGCCTGCGCCGACGGCGATGAAGACTGCGCTGTCGGAGTATTTCGAAGGCGACCTCGGCCGGCTCTCATGTGTCCCGTGGCGGATCGCTGGCACGCCGTTCCAGCAAAAAGTCTGGACCGCGCTGGCGAAAATACCAGCCGGAACCACCATGAGCTACGGTGCGCTCGCCGCAAGGATCGAGACGCCCAGGGCTATTCGCGCCGTCGGTCATGCCAACGGCTCGAACCCGATCAGCGTGGTGCTGCCCTGTCACCGCCTGATCGGCGCGGATGGTTCGCTGGTGAAGTACGGCGGCGGGCTGGAACGCAAGCGCTGGCTGTTGCGGCACGAAGGCGTGGCGGTCTAG
- a CDS encoding DUF1304 domain-containing protein encodes MIANILVALVAALHAYFLILEMFLWDKPLGLKTFRNTPEKAEITKVLAANQGLYNGFLAAGLIWGLVHGNPAFAFQIKAFFLLCVIVAGAYGAATVSTRILIVQALPAAIALVVLFLA; translated from the coding sequence CTGATCGCCAATATCCTGGTGGCGCTGGTCGCCGCACTGCACGCCTACTTCCTGATCCTCGAGATGTTTCTCTGGGACAAGCCGCTTGGCTTGAAGACATTCCGCAATACGCCGGAGAAAGCCGAGATCACGAAGGTGCTGGCGGCCAACCAGGGCCTCTATAACGGCTTCCTTGCCGCCGGCCTGATCTGGGGCCTGGTGCATGGCAACCCGGCCTTCGCGTTCCAGATCAAGGCATTCTTCCTGCTCTGCGTGATCGTCGCCGGTGCTTACGGTGCCGCGACCGTCAGCACGCGCATCCTGATCGTACAGGCCCTGCCGGCGGCGATCGCGCTGGTTGTCCTGTTCCTCGCTTAA